A part of Acidimicrobiales bacterium genomic DNA contains:
- a CDS encoding CapA family protein has protein sequence MRLALAGDTMLGRTVGEVLARDPGAVLFDHCLAEMVRGADLAVVNLECAISDRGARWPAPGKPFFFRAPPVAATVLADLGVDCVTLANNHALDYGVDALLDTFRHLAEAGIQWVGAGPDEQAARRRVTLRSGCLSLDVVGVTDHPCGFAAGPDTPGVAYDALHDGIPGWLRETVTASAADAVLVTPHWGPNMVAEPVPHVRRAARALREAGATLVAGHSAHVFHGVADRVLYDLGDFIDDYAVDPVLRNDLGLLWMVSLDRARPVSVEAVPLALDFCHTRLAGPDEATWITARFRSACAALGTQVEARDGRLVVRLEPEEEQRASP, from the coding sequence GTGAGGCTGGCCCTCGCCGGCGACACGATGCTCGGCCGCACGGTCGGCGAGGTGCTGGCGCGTGATCCCGGCGCGGTGCTGTTCGATCACTGCCTCGCCGAGATGGTCCGTGGCGCCGATCTGGCCGTGGTCAACCTCGAGTGCGCCATCTCCGACCGAGGGGCACGGTGGCCGGCCCCCGGGAAGCCCTTCTTCTTCCGGGCTCCGCCGGTGGCAGCCACCGTACTGGCCGACCTCGGCGTCGACTGCGTGACGCTGGCCAACAACCACGCCCTCGACTACGGCGTCGACGCGCTGCTCGACACCTTCCGTCACCTGGCCGAGGCGGGCATCCAGTGGGTGGGAGCGGGGCCGGACGAGCAGGCGGCCCGCCGGCGGGTCACCCTGCGGTCAGGTTGCCTCAGCCTCGACGTGGTTGGCGTCACGGACCATCCCTGCGGTTTCGCCGCCGGCCCCGACACGCCCGGGGTCGCGTACGACGCCCTGCACGACGGCATCCCTGGCTGGCTGCGGGAGACGGTCACCGCGTCGGCCGCCGATGCCGTGCTGGTGACGCCGCACTGGGGCCCCAACATGGTGGCCGAGCCGGTGCCGCACGTCCGCCGTGCCGCCCGGGCCCTGCGGGAGGCGGGTGCGACGCTCGTGGCCGGCCACTCGGCCCACGTGTTCCACGGCGTTGCCGACCGGGTGCTCTACGACCTCGGCGACTTCATCGACGACTACGCCGTCGACCCGGTCCTGCGCAACGACCTCGGCCTGCTGTGGATGGTGTCGCTCGACCGTGCCCGCCCCGTCTCCGTGGAGGCCGTCCCCCTCGCCCTCGACTTCTGCCACACCCGCCTGGCCGGACCCGACGAGGCGACGTGGATCACGGCCCGCTTCCGCTCCGCCTGCGCAGCCCTCGGCACGCAGGTGGAGGCCCGCGACGGCCGGTTGGTGGTGCGCCTCGAGCCCGAGGAGGAACAGCGAGCCTCCCCCTGA
- a CDS encoding GTP-binding protein — protein MARVPLTVLTGFLGAGKTTLLNRILTGSHGRRVAVLVNDFGSVDVDGDLVVRAEGDVVSLANGCVCCTIRDDLVASVLTVLDRPERPEHVVLEASGVADPMGIVATFNNPGLERLRLDGVLCVVDAEQVFDVEVHRDLKLLQMACADLVVLNKVDLAGPDGVARCRAWLDERFHRYRLVESTRGDVPVEVLLGTRLTEPGPDDARAGGGASPCPAECPDPAHGHGGNHGAAFGTWTWRSDVPLSAALLRDVAGRLPADVYRAKGIVHTADDPGRRTVLQVVGRRVELEPGAPWGDTPPDTRIVAIGAPGALTSAGLAAHFGSTTA, from the coding sequence ATGGCCCGGGTCCCGCTGACGGTGCTGACGGGCTTCCTGGGGGCGGGCAAGACGACGCTGCTCAACCGGATCCTCACCGGCTCCCACGGCCGTCGCGTGGCCGTGCTGGTCAACGACTTCGGTTCGGTCGACGTCGACGGCGACCTCGTCGTGCGCGCCGAGGGCGACGTGGTGAGCCTCGCCAACGGCTGCGTGTGCTGCACCATCCGCGACGACCTGGTCGCCTCCGTGCTGACGGTCCTCGACCGGCCGGAGCGGCCCGAGCACGTGGTGCTCGAGGCGAGCGGCGTCGCCGACCCGATGGGCATCGTCGCGACGTTCAACAACCCCGGCCTGGAGCGCCTGCGGCTCGACGGAGTGCTGTGCGTGGTCGATGCCGAGCAGGTGTTCGACGTGGAGGTGCATCGCGACCTGAAGCTGCTGCAGATGGCCTGTGCGGACCTCGTCGTGCTCAACAAGGTCGACCTGGCGGGCCCCGACGGGGTCGCCCGCTGCCGGGCCTGGCTCGACGAGCGCTTCCACCGGTACCGGCTCGTCGAGTCGACCCGGGGCGACGTCCCGGTCGAGGTCCTCCTGGGCACGCGGCTCACCGAGCCCGGGCCGGACGATGCGCGGGCCGGTGGTGGGGCGTCGCCGTGCCCCGCCGAGTGCCCCGACCCAGCACACGGCCACGGCGGGAACCACGGCGCGGCGTTCGGGACCTGGACGTGGCGGAGCGACGTGCCGCTGTCGGCGGCGTTGCTGCGCGATGTCGCGGGCCGCCTCCCCGCCGACGTCTACCGGGCCAAGGGGATCGTGCACACGGCCGACGACCCGGGCCGGCGGACCGTGCTGCAGGTGGTGGGTCGGCGGGTGGAGCTGGAGCCGGGAGCACCGTGGGGCGACACGCCACCGGACACCCGCATCGTGGCCATCGGTGCCCCCGGTGCCCTCACCTCTGCTGGCCTGGCGGCGCACTTCGGGTCGACCACCGCCTGA
- a CDS encoding MBL fold metallo-hydrolase, protein MDDQDPVEQVHNAYGAPPGSGISMPPYYLPTPSVRNRNNYFPQTETLGDDEMRIIFMGSNPWPPRLSQAGTSMMVECGPDKRFFFDLGPGSLRNIVANQVPVPEINDIFITHLHIDHYGDLPYLWQFAPFNGRFRPLRVYGPSGRTPDMGTAAMCHHLREMGKWTSAWALGPMVDGYEIDVTEFDFEDDGGIVYDRDGVRVIHWRRSHAIDGASAYRLDWNGLSFVWTGDGKPDQLTATYAKGADVFVTEMAVDLVNLWALKQGVSPTIGGAVIDNFHTPHYGVGYLANLVRPRLAMATHVSFDRELVGEMIAGIRTHYRGMFAFGIDHTVVNVTKDRVWIREAALPDSTNITRPAPERLLEDMFEGEPPPAGMVRNPFFAHQSQSVRDLEIDPALFTPADQMRPWYRPVGEEFPMDAQNLLQGGGNPLES, encoded by the coding sequence ATGGACGACCAGGACCCGGTCGAGCAGGTGCACAACGCCTACGGCGCGCCCCCGGGGTCGGGGATCTCGATGCCGCCGTACTACCTGCCGACGCCGTCGGTGCGGAACCGGAACAACTACTTCCCCCAGACCGAGACGCTCGGCGACGACGAGATGCGGATCATCTTCATGGGGTCGAACCCGTGGCCGCCGCGGCTCAGCCAGGCCGGCACCTCGATGATGGTGGAGTGCGGCCCGGACAAGCGCTTCTTCTTCGACCTGGGACCCGGGTCGCTGCGCAACATCGTGGCCAACCAGGTGCCGGTGCCGGAGATCAACGACATCTTCATCACTCACCTGCACATCGATCACTACGGGGACCTGCCCTATCTGTGGCAGTTCGCCCCGTTCAACGGCCGGTTCCGGCCGTTGCGGGTCTACGGCCCGTCCGGTCGCACGCCCGACATGGGCACCGCAGCCATGTGTCATCACCTCCGGGAGATGGGGAAGTGGACGTCGGCGTGGGCGTTGGGGCCGATGGTCGACGGGTACGAGATCGACGTCACCGAGTTCGACTTCGAGGACGACGGCGGGATCGTCTACGACCGCGACGGGGTTCGGGTGATCCACTGGCGGCGCTCGCACGCCATCGACGGGGCCTCTGCCTACCGGCTCGACTGGAACGGGCTGTCCTTCGTGTGGACCGGTGACGGCAAGCCGGACCAGCTCACGGCGACGTACGCGAAGGGCGCCGACGTGTTCGTGACCGAGATGGCCGTCGACCTCGTGAACCTGTGGGCGCTCAAGCAAGGGGTGTCGCCCACGATCGGTGGTGCCGTCATCGACAACTTCCACACCCCGCACTACGGCGTCGGCTACCTGGCCAACCTGGTCCGACCACGCCTGGCCATGGCCACCCACGTCTCGTTCGACCGGGAGCTGGTGGGCGAGATGATCGCCGGGATCCGCACCCACTACCGGGGGATGTTCGCGTTCGGCATCGACCACACCGTCGTCAACGTCACCAAGGACCGGGTGTGGATCCGGGAGGCGGCCCTGCCGGACAGCACCAACATCACGCGGCCGGCCCCCGAGCGGCTGTTGGAGGACATGTTCGAGGGCGAGCCGCCGCCGGCGGGGATGGTGAGGAACCCGTTCTTCGCCCACCAGAGCCAGTCGGTGCGCGACCTCGAGATCGACCCGGCGCTGTTCACGCCGGCGGACCAGATGCGCCCCTGGTACCGGCCGGTGGGGGAGGAGTTCCCGATGGATGCGCAGAACCTGCTCCAGGGCGGCGGCAACCCGCTGGAGTCGTGA
- a CDS encoding SagB/ThcOx family dehydrogenase — MTIRDNAPVGRGAVARRAFLAGFAATAITPLLGGCRGSPTQEDAVTATTRTGSVVEFPPPVASSVVLERTLERRRSVRAFTPAALTDAEVGQLLWAAQGVTAAWGGRTAPSAGALYPLELHAVTPGRTLRYLPDQHRAEVVTDADLRPDLMAAAGGQEAVGAAPLVVAVVGVPARTATKYGDRATRYVDLEAGHAAQNLLLQAVALDLGAVPIGAFTDDEVARVLALPGGHHPRYLIPVGHPG; from the coding sequence ATGACGATCAGGGACAACGCCCCGGTCGGTCGCGGGGCGGTCGCCCGACGGGCCTTCCTCGCCGGCTTCGCCGCCACCGCGATCACACCGCTGCTCGGTGGCTGCCGGGGATCGCCGACACAGGAGGATGCCGTGACCGCCACGACCCGGACCGGATCGGTTGTCGAGTTCCCACCCCCGGTCGCCAGCTCGGTCGTCCTCGAGCGCACCCTCGAGCGGCGGCGCTCGGTGCGGGCGTTCACCCCGGCCGCGCTCACCGACGCCGAGGTCGGTCAGCTGCTGTGGGCCGCACAGGGCGTCACCGCGGCCTGGGGCGGCCGCACCGCTCCGTCCGCGGGAGCGCTCTACCCCCTCGAGCTGCACGCGGTCACCCCGGGCCGGACACTCCGCTACCTGCCCGACCAGCACCGGGCTGAGGTCGTCACCGACGCGGACCTGCGGCCGGATCTCATGGCCGCCGCCGGAGGCCAAGAAGCGGTCGGCGCGGCGCCGCTCGTCGTCGCCGTCGTCGGCGTGCCGGCTCGTACGGCCACGAAGTACGGCGATCGCGCGACCCGCTATGTCGACCTCGAAGCCGGCCACGCCGCGCAGAACCTGCTGCTGCAGGCTGTCGCGCTCGATCTGGGCGCGGTCCCCATCGGGGCGTTCACCGACGACGAGGTGGCCCGGGTGCTCGCCCTCCCCGGCGGCCACCACCCCCGCTACCTGATACCGGTCGGCCACCCCGGCTGA